Proteins encoded in a region of the Mucilaginibacter sabulilitoris genome:
- a CDS encoding DHA2 family efflux MFS transporter permease subunit, which translates to METGFRKWIIVITIITSTIIELIDTTIVNVSINTMSGNLGASLEDTAWVITSYAIANVIIIPMTSFLAEKIGRKQYYIGSILLFTLASAMCGFSNSLWELVAFRFIQGVGGGALLSTSQAILFETFPPKERGLASGIFSLGIIIGPSIGPVMGGYIVDNLSWQWIFYVNIPIGLMAALLSFIYLRPTKGSSDNRRIDWLGIFLLAIGVGALQVVLERGETDDWFAATYIIVLSVLSAISLTVLVWWELTTEHPVINFRVLKSTTLSISAIMTFVLGFGLFSAVFVFPLYAQRIIGYSAFQTGTMLLPGTLMAAMISPFLGRMLQSGLRPQYLIITGFLFSAIFGFLMSRSNLETGSAYFFIPLIFRGLGAALLIVPLTALAVSELKPQDIPQGAALNNMMRQMGGSFGIALINTYIANRAAVNRTALVTHVTAADPATQMRLESFVRNLMAHGATYLRAMQQAIGSLENTVVRQTFLLSYMDAFLLLAIMNALCIPLVLMTIKKRKAGTPQKAVVVSDH; encoded by the coding sequence ATGGAAACCGGATTCAGAAAATGGATCATCGTTATTACGATCATCACCTCAACTATCATCGAACTCATCGATACCACTATCGTTAACGTATCGATCAATACGATGAGCGGCAACCTGGGCGCCTCACTGGAAGATACCGCCTGGGTGATCACTTCTTACGCCATTGCTAATGTGATCATTATCCCGATGACCAGTTTCCTGGCCGAAAAGATCGGCCGGAAGCAATATTATATCGGCTCCATTTTGTTGTTTACGCTGGCCTCGGCCATGTGCGGATTCTCAAACAGTTTGTGGGAATTGGTTGCTTTTCGTTTTATACAGGGCGTCGGCGGTGGCGCACTGTTATCTACTTCACAGGCGATTTTGTTCGAGACCTTCCCGCCTAAAGAACGTGGGCTGGCCAGCGGGATATTCAGTCTGGGTATCATCATCGGCCCCTCCATCGGCCCGGTGATGGGCGGTTATATCGTAGATAACCTGAGCTGGCAGTGGATCTTTTATGTAAATATCCCGATCGGCCTGATGGCGGCACTCTTATCCTTTATTTATTTGCGGCCTACCAAAGGATCTTCAGATAACCGGCGAATCGACTGGCTGGGCATTTTTTTACTGGCTATTGGTGTAGGTGCCTTGCAGGTGGTATTGGAACGGGGCGAAACGGATGACTGGTTCGCGGCTACCTATATTATCGTATTAAGCGTTCTTTCGGCTATTTCTTTGACCGTACTCGTTTGGTGGGAACTGACCACAGAACATCCGGTGATCAATTTCCGGGTTTTAAAAAGCACCACACTGTCCATCTCCGCGATCATGACCTTCGTATTGGGTTTTGGTCTGTTCAGTGCAGTATTTGTCTTTCCGCTTTATGCGCAGCGCATTATCGGCTATTCTGCTTTTCAAACCGGTACCATGCTGCTGCCGGGTACACTGATGGCCGCTATGATCTCGCCGTTTCTGGGGCGTATGCTGCAAAGTGGGCTGCGGCCTCAGTATCTCATCATTACAGGTTTTTTGTTTTCGGCTATTTTCGGTTTTTTGATGTCGAGATCCAATTTGGAGACAGGAAGTGCCTATTTCTTTATTCCGCTGATATTTCGCGGACTCGGCGCCGCACTACTTATTGTACCGCTAACCGCCCTGGCCGTTTCCGAACTGAAACCACAGGATATTCCGCAGGGTGCAGCGCTTAATAACATGATGCGGCAGATGGGCGGTTCTTTCGGTATCGCTCTTATTAATACCTATATCGCTAACCGGGCAGCAGTCAACCGCACTGCACTTGTTACTCACGTAACAGCCGCTGACCCGGCTACGCAAATGCGGCTGGAGAGTTTCGTCCGCAACCTCATGGCGCACGGGGCGACTTATTTGCGGGCCATGCAACAGGCCATCGGCAGCTTGGAAAACACCGTGGTGCGCCAGACCTTTCTGCTCAGTTACATGGATGCGTTCTTACTGCTGGCGATAATGAATGCGCTATGTATCCCACTGGTACTAATGACCATCAAAAAACGGAAAGCCGGTACGCCGCAAAAGGCGGTAGTGGTTTCGGATCATTGA
- a CDS encoding helix-turn-helix domain-containing protein: MEPIETLADFYRRHPVDEQTEFAENNTGQGHFNVFRREPCLNRSPFGRRDFYKVALVIGKGKMVYADKEVVIQCQALVFSSPAVPSAWETGGGPQTGYFCLFTQAFIESDDYKGRLPEFPLFQPDKGHVLELDDQQLILISGLLERMRTVMAADYRAKYDMLRSYLRILMHEALNLLPVVPVESHAGAPARITAQFLALLERQFPIDSPGQAMALRTPAEFAEGLAVHTNHLNRSVKMITGRTTTLLIADRIIKEAQALLQHTDWSIAQIAAGLGFGEPAYFTNFFKKYTGAAPARTRLSA, from the coding sequence ATGGAACCGATAGAAACCCTCGCCGACTTTTACCGTCGTCACCCGGTGGATGAGCAAACTGAATTTGCCGAGAACAACACCGGCCAGGGACATTTTAATGTCTTCCGGCGCGAACCTTGTCTGAACCGTTCCCCCTTTGGGCGTCGTGATTTTTATAAGGTTGCGCTAGTGATCGGGAAAGGTAAGATGGTCTATGCGGATAAGGAAGTGGTGATCCAGTGTCAGGCACTTGTGTTTTCCAGCCCGGCCGTTCCATCGGCCTGGGAAACAGGTGGTGGCCCGCAGACCGGTTATTTTTGCCTGTTCACCCAGGCTTTTATCGAATCCGATGATTACAAAGGTCGGCTGCCGGAATTTCCCCTGTTCCAGCCGGATAAAGGCCATGTACTGGAACTGGACGACCAGCAGTTAATACTGATCTCCGGCCTGCTCGAACGAATGCGAACAGTGATGGCTGCTGACTACCGCGCCAAATATGATATGCTGCGCAGTTATTTGCGGATACTCATGCATGAAGCGCTGAACCTGCTGCCAGTGGTACCGGTGGAAAGTCATGCCGGGGCGCCAGCCCGCATTACCGCGCAATTTTTAGCCTTGCTGGAAAGGCAGTTCCCAATCGACTCACCCGGACAGGCCATGGCTTTACGCACACCTGCCGAATTTGCTGAAGGGCTGGCGGTCCATACCAACCATTTGAACCGGTCCGTTAAAATGATCACTGGTCGTACCACGACCCTGCTGATCGCAGACCGCATCATCAAAGAAGCGCAGGCGCTGCTCCAACACACTGATTGGAGCATAGCTCAGATAGCCGCCGGACTGGGCTTCGGGGAACCGGCTTATTTTACGAATTTCTTTAAGAAATACACAGGGGCAGCGCCGGCGCGTACACGGCTCTCAGCCTGA
- a CDS encoding cupin domain-containing protein — MKRNTFLQMLMGTTALVTVSMNGLGKGLTKFRVKAGFKVDTGKDRFKKTITLMEGDTFFTKVSTKDTDGDIYVYESTRSKEGGPAHHYYFSQDEWWYILQGEFLIKTGETTYHAKAGDSVFGPRMVPHSFAKIGEGDGRLLQFFQPAGKMEEFFTKVSLGAAKGMTEAEQDKFREAHGFKRVGPAIQNFKKI; from the coding sequence ATGAAAAGAAACACATTTCTTCAAATGCTCATGGGAACAACGGCATTGGTTACCGTGTCGATGAACGGGCTGGGTAAAGGCTTGACCAAGTTCAGGGTCAAAGCCGGCTTTAAAGTCGACACGGGCAAAGACCGTTTTAAAAAAACGATCACGCTCATGGAAGGCGATACTTTCTTTACCAAAGTCTCGACGAAAGATACCGATGGCGATATTTACGTCTACGAATCGACGCGATCCAAAGAAGGCGGCCCCGCCCATCATTACTACTTCAGCCAGGATGAATGGTGGTATATTTTACAGGGGGAATTCCTGATCAAGACCGGCGAGACGACCTATCATGCCAAAGCGGGCGACAGTGTTTTCGGCCCCAGAATGGTGCCGCACAGTTTCGCAAAGATCGGCGAAGGCGATGGACGGTTACTACAGTTTTTCCAGCCGGCCGGAAAGATGGAAGAATTTTTCACCAAGGTCAGCCTGGGTGCGGCTAAAGGGATGACGGAAGCAGAGCAAGACAAATTCCGGGAAGCACATGGCTTCAAACGGGTAGGACCTGCGATACAGAATTTTAAGAAAATATGA
- a CDS encoding SgcJ/EcaC family oxidoreductase produces MMNIKHLLLGLLMIISFSFAAAQKIDTAKNNPAIRQLVKNYELAWNSHDPKALAANYREDATWVNWFGAKYTGRQDIEDHYRTTYESYFKISHYYTRAVEDIRYLMPDIAIVHVRTGLTDDTRYPGQTFEFRRMMVVTRANGLWLIQAGQNAKLEKGIK; encoded by the coding sequence ATGATGAATATAAAACACCTGTTGCTTGGCTTATTGATGATCATCTCGTTTTCGTTTGCCGCGGCGCAGAAAATAGATACGGCGAAAAATAATCCGGCTATCCGCCAGCTCGTCAAGAACTATGAGCTAGCCTGGAACTCGCATGATCCAAAGGCATTGGCTGCCAATTACCGGGAGGACGCCACCTGGGTCAACTGGTTTGGCGCTAAGTACACGGGAAGGCAAGATATCGAAGATCACTACCGCACGACGTACGAAAGTTACTTTAAGATCAGCCATTATTATACTCGTGCCGTGGAAGACATCCGCTATCTCATGCCCGATATCGCTATCGTACATGTACGGACAGGACTGACGGATGATACGCGCTACCCCGGCCAGACATTTGAATTTCGCAGGATGATGGTCGTCACCCGTGCGAATGGCCTGTGGCTGATCCAGGCGGGCCAGAACGCCAAGCTGGAAAAAGGGATCAAGTGA
- a CDS encoding SDR family oxidoreductase: MKLKNKVAVITGGNSGIGFGIAEALKNEGAKGAITGRNQATLDSAVRELGEGYIGIKGDVTNLDDLENIYKVTAERFGKIDTLVVNAGGIVDGQPMAGINEVTEENYDLYMDLNLKSTYFSVKKALPYLNDGASVILIGSTAAHRAAPGMTIYAAAKAAVISLAKGLSLDLLSRRIRVNTLSPGSIDTPVFGKIVPEEHVASVKKMWVDIIPVGRMGSPADMGKAAAFLASDDSAFIVGTELIADGGMTNISLMK, translated from the coding sequence ATGAAGTTAAAAAATAAAGTGGCTGTTATTACCGGGGGTAATAGCGGAATAGGTTTCGGGATCGCCGAAGCATTGAAGAACGAAGGTGCAAAAGGTGCGATCACCGGCAGGAACCAGGCAACCCTTGACAGCGCGGTAAGAGAATTGGGCGAAGGTTATATCGGTATTAAAGGTGATGTAACTAACCTCGACGACCTCGAAAATATCTATAAAGTTACAGCGGAACGATTCGGTAAGATCGACACGCTGGTTGTGAATGCCGGTGGGATCGTTGACGGCCAGCCGATGGCAGGCATTAACGAAGTAACCGAAGAAAATTACGATCTGTACATGGACCTGAACCTGAAAAGCACTTACTTTTCCGTAAAAAAAGCATTACCCTACCTGAACGACGGCGCATCGGTCATCCTGATCGGCTCGACCGCCGCACACCGCGCGGCACCGGGCATGACCATTTACGCTGCTGCTAAAGCTGCCGTAATCTCACTCGCCAAAGGATTATCACTGGACCTGCTATCCAGAAGGATCCGGGTGAATACGCTGTCGCCCGGTTCGATCGACACCCCGGTATTCGGAAAGATCGTACCGGAGGAACACGTGGCGAGTGTTAAAAAAATGTGGGTCGATATCATACCGGTAGGAAGAATGGGCTCACCGGCGGACATGGGTAAAGCGGCTGCTTTCTTGGCTTCGGACGACTCGGCATTTATCGTGGGCACGGAACTGATCGCCGACGGTGGTATGACGAATATCAGCCTGATGAAATGA
- a CDS encoding Crp/Fnr family transcriptional regulator → MSPTFIDYLQEKGTLTREDLELIATASISKRVRKGQYLLEEGEVSDFVGFVVKGSFRLFRMGDDQEEHMMRFAIENWWVSDFISFMSGQPSNCYLEALEDSEIIRFSKEKWEELLAASPNFRRIIEALTAKNFEAHQNRIFSNISDPAEVRYEKFVQQYPNLYNRIPLYMIASFLGLTRETLSRVRKQAVKRSQVAS, encoded by the coding sequence ATGTCGCCAACGTTTATAGACTATCTTCAGGAAAAAGGTACGCTCACGCGGGAAGACCTGGAATTGATCGCCACTGCTTCGATATCAAAACGCGTACGAAAAGGTCAATACCTGCTTGAGGAAGGCGAGGTAAGTGATTTTGTCGGATTTGTTGTTAAAGGCAGTTTCCGTTTATTCCGTATGGGGGATGACCAGGAGGAACATATGATGCGGTTTGCCATAGAGAACTGGTGGGTTTCTGACTTTATCAGCTTCATGTCCGGTCAGCCCTCCAATTGTTATCTCGAAGCGCTGGAGGACAGTGAGATCATCCGCTTTTCCAAAGAAAAATGGGAGGAACTGCTTGCCGCTTCACCGAACTTCAGGCGGATCATCGAAGCGCTGACGGCCAAAAATTTTGAGGCGCATCAGAACAGGATCTTCAGTAACATCAGCGATCCGGCGGAAGTTCGCTATGAAAAATTCGTGCAGCAATATCCGAACCTGTACAACCGCATCCCTTTGTATATGATCGCCTCTTTCCTGGGCCTGACCCGGGAAACCCTGAGCCGGGTCAGGAAGCAGGCCGTTAAGCGAAGCCAGGTGGCTTCTTAG
- a CDS encoding SDR family oxidoreductase: MKVFVTGASGFVGTAVVQELIKAGYQVLGLARSEASAAKLKSAGAEVHYGDLEDLDSLSKGTAESNGVIHCGFIHDFTRFAEVCAVDERAIATIASVLAGSDRPLIVTSGTALVSPGSLATENMPSPFNPAWPRASERAAEAAAAMGVRAAVVRLPPSVHGDEDKHGFIPILVNLAREKGFSAYIGDGQNRWNAGHRLDAALLYRLALEQATPGARFHANTEEGITVKSIAETIGAQLNLPVKSITPEEAAGHFGWFAHMAAIDCPTSSRWTQEYLNWQPSHPFLLTDIENGIYTY; encoded by the coding sequence ATGAAAGTATTCGTTACCGGAGCCTCTGGCTTCGTAGGTACTGCCGTTGTGCAGGAACTAATAAAGGCCGGCTACCAGGTATTGGGACTGGCACGTTCGGAAGCATCGGCAGCTAAGTTAAAATCGGCCGGGGCTGAAGTGCATTACGGCGACCTGGAAGATCTGGATAGCCTAAGTAAAGGCACAGCTGAAAGTAACGGGGTGATCCATTGCGGTTTCATCCACGATTTTACCCGTTTTGCAGAAGTTTGCGCGGTCGATGAGCGGGCCATAGCAACGATAGCCAGTGTGCTGGCCGGTTCAGACCGCCCGCTCATCGTTACTTCAGGTACGGCCCTGGTGAGTCCCGGTAGTCTGGCCACTGAAAACATGCCATCACCATTTAACCCGGCCTGGCCCCGTGCTTCGGAACGTGCAGCGGAAGCTGCCGCAGCCATGGGCGTACGGGCAGCTGTCGTACGTTTGCCGCCTTCAGTGCATGGGGATGAGGACAAACACGGATTTATTCCTATCCTGGTGAATCTGGCGCGGGAAAAAGGTTTCTCTGCCTATATCGGCGACGGTCAGAATCGCTGGAACGCCGGTCACCGGTTAGATGCCGCGTTATTGTACCGTTTAGCATTGGAGCAAGCCACGCCGGGCGCACGATTTCACGCTAACACGGAAGAAGGTATTACCGTTAAAAGCATTGCTGAGACCATTGGGGCCCAATTGAACCTGCCGGTCAAATCCATTACCCCTGAAGAAGCAGCCGGGCATTTCGGCTGGTTTGCCCACATGGCGGCGATCGATTGCCCGACTTCGAGCAGGTGGACGCAGGAATACCTGAACTGGCAGCCATCACATCCTTTCCTGTTAACGGATATCGAAAACGGCATTTATACTTACTGA
- a CDS encoding NAD(P)H-binding protein, which produces MKLIVTGSLGNISQPLTEMLVAQGHDVTVMSSDVKKKAAIEALGASAATGSIADVDFLTATFQGADAVYAMIPLSFTEPDLGEYLRRMAKNYVQALKATQVKRVVVMSGWVADLVKIENVENEFDDLEVSTTFMRPGSFYTNFYQSIDLIKGKGLMGKLLTLRYSGLWPLMTGKTGLLMGNCGGDDRIIFVSPKDIAGAVAEEIVLMPVQNTIRYVGSEELTCNEAAGIIGTAIGKPWLKWILLSDKAMLQGLKMAKVPEKLAETLVEMQAAMHSGEPLENFHRSNPKMGKVKLADFAKEFARVYHAK; this is translated from the coding sequence ATGAAGCTCATCGTAACCGGTTCTTTAGGGAACATCAGCCAACCGCTGACGGAAATGCTGGTAGCCCAGGGACATGACGTCACTGTAATGAGCAGTGACGTGAAAAAGAAAGCAGCCATTGAAGCCCTGGGCGCTTCGGCTGCTACCGGCTCTATTGCCGATGTTGATTTCCTGACAGCCACCTTTCAGGGAGCTGATGCGGTCTACGCCATGATCCCACTCAGTTTTACCGAGCCCGACCTGGGCGAGTACCTGCGCCGGATGGCCAAAAACTACGTGCAAGCTTTAAAGGCAACCCAGGTCAAGCGCGTGGTCGTGATGAGCGGGTGGGTCGCCGACCTGGTCAAAATCGAAAACGTGGAAAACGAATTTGACGACCTGGAGGTCTCCACCACCTTCATGCGCCCCGGATCATTTTACACGAACTTCTATCAGAGTATCGACCTAATCAAAGGCAAAGGCCTGATGGGTAAACTGCTTACGTTGCGTTACTCCGGCCTTTGGCCGTTAATGACCGGGAAGACCGGCCTGCTGATGGGCAATTGTGGCGGGGATGACCGGATCATTTTTGTCTCGCCCAAAGATATTGCCGGGGCAGTTGCAGAAGAAATTGTGTTGATGCCGGTGCAAAACACCATCCGGTATGTGGGCAGCGAGGAACTGACCTGTAACGAAGCCGCCGGGATTATCGGAACGGCGATAGGCAAGCCCTGGCTGAAATGGATCTTGCTGAGCGATAAAGCGATGCTACAGGGATTAAAGATGGCGAAAGTACCGGAAAAACTGGCCGAAACTCTGGTAGAAATGCAGGCGGCCATGCACAGCGGTGAACCGCTGGAAAACTTCCATCGTAGTAACCCGAAAATGGGCAAGGTCAAACTCGCGGATTTTGCCAAGGAGTTTGCCCGGGTATACCATGCAAAATAA
- a CDS encoding helix-turn-helix domain-containing protein, giving the protein MSSSTPFRFSTISDYHRAAGLPQPAHPLISIVRMEDISLPIAEVPFSLVGDFYWISMKKMQHIKFRYGQQTSDFDDGVLFFMSPGQLFGVESVEHAADLKKPEGWMILIHPDFLWNTPLAKNIKQYEFFSYSVNEALYLSEKEEVMLTAIVNQIEQEYNGAIDRFSQSVIIAQLELLLTYSERFYQRQFITRKKASHELLTRLEDYLDSYFNSGTLAKHGMPSVMHIAEILNISPGYLSSLLKSLTGQNTQQHLHHKLIELAKEKLSTTSLSVSEIAYELGFEHLQSFSKLFKTKTNLSPLEFRHSFN; this is encoded by the coding sequence ATGAGCAGTTCAACGCCTTTCCGTTTCAGCACCATCAGTGATTATCACCGTGCCGCTGGCTTGCCCCAACCGGCGCATCCGCTGATCAGTATTGTCAGGATGGAAGATATAAGTCTGCCGATTGCCGAGGTACCTTTCAGCCTGGTGGGTGACTTTTACTGGATCTCGATGAAGAAAATGCAGCACATTAAATTCAGGTATGGCCAGCAAACCAGCGACTTTGACGACGGCGTATTGTTCTTTATGTCGCCCGGTCAATTATTTGGCGTGGAAAGCGTGGAGCATGCAGCGGACTTAAAAAAGCCCGAAGGATGGATGATCCTGATCCACCCTGACTTTCTGTGGAACACGCCGCTCGCCAAAAACATCAAACAGTATGAGTTCTTCAGCTATTCCGTGAACGAGGCGCTGTACCTTTCCGAAAAGGAGGAGGTGATGCTTACCGCAATCGTAAACCAGATCGAACAGGAATACAACGGCGCTATTGACCGCTTCAGCCAAAGCGTGATCATTGCGCAATTAGAGTTATTATTGACCTATTCGGAGCGTTTCTATCAGCGGCAATTTATCACCCGAAAAAAAGCCAGTCATGAGCTATTGACACGTTTGGAAGATTATCTGGATAGTTATTTTAATAGCGGTACGTTAGCGAAGCACGGCATGCCCAGCGTAATGCATATCGCAGAAATATTGAACATATCACCTGGTTATCTCAGCAGCCTCCTCAAGTCGCTGACCGGCCAGAACACGCAGCAACACCTGCACCATAAACTGATCGAGTTGGCCAAGGAAAAACTTTCCACTACCAGTTTGTCGGTCAGCGAAATCGCATATGAACTCGGCTTTGAGCACCTGCAATCCTTCAGTAAATTATTCAAGACCAAAACCAATTTATCGCCGCTGGAATTTCGGCATTCGTTCAATTGA
- a CDS encoding DUF4267 domain-containing protein, with translation MTTKIAYTMACLLGAGMIFLGARFFFAPEAAIAGFGIQYNAGGDYSFHYIKGIRDIFSGILLCAFVLLNQRQAVSITLLAGTIIPVNDMLVVLSKPYNGVMQAMPHIIAILICALFGLLLLITKPNQKTF, from the coding sequence ATGACAACAAAAATTGCTTATACCATGGCTTGCCTGCTGGGTGCGGGCATGATCTTCTTGGGCGCCCGTTTCTTTTTCGCACCTGAAGCGGCTATCGCCGGTTTCGGTATTCAGTACAATGCAGGCGGTGATTACTCTTTTCACTATATCAAAGGTATCCGCGATATCTTTTCCGGCATACTGCTCTGTGCTTTTGTGCTATTGAACCAAAGACAGGCTGTCAGCATAACTTTATTAGCGGGAACAATCATACCGGTAAACGATATGCTGGTGGTGCTAAGCAAGCCTTATAATGGTGTGATGCAGGCGATGCCGCATATTATTGCTATTTTGATCTGTGCTCTGTTTGGCCTTTTGTTATTGATCACTAAACCAAATCAAAAAACTTTTTAA
- a CDS encoding Crp/Fnr family transcriptional regulator, whose translation MMPEALISSIRSLIHLGEEEEAVIGRLFKKKVLKKGDFFLADGQVCKHAGFIEKGLVRYYINADGEEKTYDFGQECNFVCNYESFLPQTPSTKIIQALEDCALWQISHTDLQVFYQSVTGGERFGRLVIEQVFAQLLHAVTSLYTDSPENRYQKLVSEHPDLLQRVSQYHIASYVGVKPQSLSRIRKRIFSQK comes from the coding sequence ATGATGCCCGAAGCCCTGATCAGCAGTATACGATCTTTGATCCACCTCGGCGAGGAGGAGGAAGCCGTGATCGGCCGGCTGTTTAAAAAAAAAGTACTCAAAAAGGGCGACTTCTTCCTGGCGGACGGACAGGTGTGTAAACACGCGGGTTTCATCGAAAAAGGCCTGGTCCGTTATTATATCAATGCTGACGGCGAGGAGAAAACCTATGATTTTGGACAGGAGTGCAACTTCGTTTGTAATTACGAAAGTTTCCTGCCGCAGACCCCGTCTACCAAGATCATCCAGGCACTGGAAGATTGCGCGCTGTGGCAGATCTCTCATACCGACCTGCAGGTTTTTTATCAGTCTGTCACTGGCGGCGAACGGTTTGGGCGGCTGGTGATCGAGCAGGTATTTGCCCAATTGCTGCATGCGGTGACCTCTTTATACACCGATAGTCCCGAAAATCGGTATCAAAAACTGGTGAGCGAACATCCTGACCTGCTGCAACGAGTCTCACAATACCATATTGCCTCTTATGTCGGCGTCAAGCCCCAATCGCTCAGCCGTATTCGCAAAAGAATTTTCAGCCAAAAATGA
- a CDS encoding winged helix-turn-helix transcriptional regulator: MRDERFCASNCPFTRAIGTIGNKWKPIIINVIGTRTIRFGQLDSIVPHISRKVLTEQLKELEEDGLLERIAYKELPPRVEYQLSEKGLAFLPILESIKAWNNQYEVAPMPGETDKKSRITYTAQS, encoded by the coding sequence ATGAGAGACGAAAGATTTTGTGCTTCGAATTGCCCCTTCACCAGAGCGATCGGCACGATCGGCAATAAATGGAAACCGATCATCATCAATGTGATCGGCACCCGTACCATTCGTTTTGGTCAGCTGGATTCCATCGTACCGCACATTTCCAGGAAGGTACTGACCGAACAACTCAAAGAACTGGAAGAAGACGGTCTATTGGAAAGAATCGCTTATAAGGAACTGCCGCCCCGGGTCGAATATCAATTGTCTGAGAAAGGCCTGGCTTTTTTGCCGATCCTGGAAAGCATCAAAGCCTGGAATAACCAATATGAAGTGGCACCGATGCCTGGAGAAACGGATAAAAAAAGCAGGATAACTTATACCGCCCAGAGTTAA
- a CDS encoding SDR family NAD(P)-dependent oxidoreductase, whose translation MSKLTNKVAVITGGNSGIGLGIALEFKQEGAKGVIVGRNPETLAAAMAKLGDDFIAINADVTQVADLDRIFAAAVEKFGKIDIIVANAGAGAVGTVATTSEADFGQAIDLNLKSVYFTVQKALPYMNEGGSIILIGSNAAHRAYANFTLYGAAKAAVIYLAKGFSSDLLDRKIRANVITPGTTDTPAFDKFVPAEKMEAVKKHFADQMPIGRIGQPADIGKTAVFLASDDSSFMLGAELLVDGGMTYLTK comes from the coding sequence ATGAGCAAATTAACAAATAAAGTAGCCGTAATTACAGGCGGTAACAGCGGCATTGGATTGGGCATTGCCCTGGAATTTAAGCAGGAAGGTGCAAAGGGCGTGATCGTCGGAAGAAATCCGGAAACCTTAGCTGCCGCTATGGCGAAACTGGGGGATGATTTTATCGCCATTAACGCCGATGTAACTCAGGTGGCTGACCTGGACAGAATATTTGCAGCTGCCGTTGAAAAATTTGGCAAGATAGACATCATTGTCGCCAATGCGGGTGCCGGGGCGGTAGGAACGGTGGCAACGACCAGCGAAGCCGACTTCGGCCAGGCCATTGACCTGAACCTGAAAAGTGTTTACTTCACGGTGCAAAAAGCACTGCCGTATATGAATGAGGGTGGTTCGATCATTCTGATCGGGTCGAATGCGGCACACCGGGCCTATGCGAATTTTACGCTGTATGGCGCTGCAAAAGCAGCAGTGATCTATTTAGCCAAAGGATTTTCAAGCGACCTTTTGGATAGAAAGATTAGGGCAAATGTGATCACACCAGGCACCACAGATACACCGGCATTTGACAAGTTTGTTCCGGCAGAAAAAATGGAAGCGGTCAAAAAACACTTTGCTGATCAAATGCCGATCGGCCGGATCGGGCAACCAGCTGATATTGGTAAAACAGCGGTTTTTCTGGCGTCCGATGACTCCTCGTTTATGCTAGGCGCCGAACTCCTGGTAGATGGCGGCATGACCTATTTAACAAAATAA
- a CDS encoding NADPH-dependent F420 reductase, with product MNNSSNSAAKSYAIIGFGKIGRALAKAFARKGIQVAVATTRTPESITSEAAAIGTGIIPATLADAIKADVIFLAVRFESHQDVAKALPNWQGKIIVDVTNAYGVPPEKLRGLPSAQFVAQAFTGGKLVKGFNHLGAAILEQDPAVHGGRRAVFLASDNDNACAEITALAEALGFAPVKLGGLSEGGLLVHAHGNTWGQLIFQDLVKFKS from the coding sequence ATGAACAATTCATCAAACAGCGCAGCAAAAAGCTACGCCATTATCGGCTTTGGCAAGATCGGCAGGGCCCTGGCCAAAGCTTTCGCCCGTAAAGGCATCCAAGTAGCCGTCGCTACTACGCGTACCCCGGAAAGTATTACCTCCGAAGCCGCCGCTATCGGAACCGGGATCATTCCTGCAACACTCGCGGATGCCATCAAGGCGGATGTCATCTTTTTGGCGGTGCGTTTTGAGTCGCACCAGGACGTTGCCAAGGCGCTGCCCAACTGGCAGGGTAAGATCATCGTCGATGTGACCAATGCTTATGGCGTGCCACCCGAAAAGCTACGAGGGCTGCCTTCTGCCCAATTTGTAGCGCAGGCTTTCACCGGTGGGAAACTCGTCAAAGGTTTCAACCATTTGGGCGCTGCTATCCTTGAACAGGATCCGGCCGTACATGGGGGCCGCAGGGCCGTGTTCCTGGCGAGCGACAATGACAACGCGTGTGCAGAAATTACTGCGCTGGCGGAAGCGCTCGGTTTTGCGCCAGTCAAACTGGGCGGGCTGTCGGAAGGCGGGCTACTGGTACACGCGCATGGAAATACCTGGGGTCAACTGATCTTCCAGGACTTGGTCAAGTTCAAATCTTAA